One window of the Puntigrus tetrazona isolate hp1 chromosome 13, ASM1883169v1, whole genome shotgun sequence genome contains the following:
- the gng2 gene encoding guanine nucleotide-binding protein G(I)/G(S)/G(O) subunit gamma-2 has protein sequence MATNNTASIAQARKLVEQLKMEANIDRIKVSKAAADLTSYCEAHAKEDPLLSPVPASENPFREKKFFCAIL, from the exons ATGGCCACCAACAACACAGCTAGCATCGCTCAGGCCCGCAAGCTGGTGGAGCAGCTCAAGATGGAGGCCAACATCGACAGGATAAAG GTCTCCAAAGCAGCAGCGGATCTGACGTCGTACTGCGAAGCCCACGCTAAAGAGGACCCCCTGCTCTCCCCCGTGCCTGCGTCCGAGAACCCCTTCAGGGAGAAGAAGTTCTTCTGTGCCATCCTGTAA